In one Vicinamibacteria bacterium genomic region, the following are encoded:
- a CDS encoding geranylgeranyl reductase family protein, translating into MKRRRMRRAGMFFSSEFVNDWQREASTLEREWDVIVVGGGPAGATAGLCLARARHRVVVLERYRYPRDKACGDALIPDAIAALRKCALAERVASNAFRASTLQIHGPARAVVEIEGRFWTLPRERLDTLIAQGAMEAGAVIARAKVIDIVPSDSEVFVRLESGETLRSRFVLLATGADVALADRLGLVSRTLPSAVALRGYVRSSHRIESLLISYDRSILPGYGWIFPVGEGLYNVGCGVVVGTTSPNPRGLFERFVGSFPPASELVRRGELVSALRGARLRCGLDGFTPPPHSRVLSIGETIGTTFPASGEGIGKAMETAALAAEFVSESLRRGDDDALARFASRVESELRPKYLAYRIAESWLARPWLCDFFLSRAAQSSYLRGALAGILEERVDPRGAFSLSGLLRSYVD; encoded by the coding sequence GTGAAACGACGAAGGATGCGCCGTGCGGGGATGTTCTTCTCTTCCGAATTCGTGAACGACTGGCAGCGCGAGGCTTCGACGCTCGAGCGGGAGTGGGACGTCATCGTCGTGGGTGGCGGGCCCGCCGGCGCGACCGCCGGGCTCTGTTTGGCCCGCGCCAGACATCGTGTCGTCGTTCTCGAGCGATACCGCTATCCCCGAGACAAGGCATGCGGGGATGCGTTGATCCCCGATGCGATCGCCGCGCTTCGAAAATGCGCGCTTGCCGAGCGAGTTGCCTCCAACGCCTTCCGGGCGTCGACGCTTCAGATTCACGGGCCCGCTCGTGCCGTGGTCGAGATAGAGGGCAGGTTCTGGACGCTTCCCCGCGAGCGTCTCGATACTCTCATCGCCCAGGGGGCAATGGAAGCCGGCGCCGTCATCGCCCGCGCCAAGGTTATCGACATCGTGCCATCCGACTCCGAGGTGTTCGTCCGCCTCGAGTCGGGTGAGACCCTGAGAAGCCGGTTCGTGCTTCTCGCCACGGGAGCCGACGTCGCCCTGGCCGACCGGCTCGGTCTCGTCTCTCGCACCCTTCCGAGCGCCGTCGCGCTCCGGGGCTATGTACGGTCGAGCCACCGCATCGAGTCACTTCTGATCTCCTACGATCGATCGATTCTGCCGGGTTACGGCTGGATCTTCCCCGTGGGAGAAGGTCTCTACAACGTCGGATGCGGCGTCGTCGTGGGCACCACGAGTCCAAACCCCCGTGGGCTCTTCGAGCGCTTCGTCGGGTCATTCCCGCCTGCGTCTGAGCTGGTTCGCCGGGGCGAGCTCGTCTCGGCGCTTCGTGGAGCCAGGCTACGGTGCGGTTTGGACGGCTTCACGCCTCCGCCCCACTCACGCGTCCTCAGTATCGGCGAGACGATCGGAACCACGTTTCCCGCCAGCGGCGAGGGCATCGGTAAAGCGATGGAAACGGCCGCGCTCGCCGCGGAATTCGTAAGCGAGTCGCTGAGACGTGGCGATGACGACGCGCTCGCGCGGTTCGCCTCGCGGGTGGAGAGCGAGCTGCGACCGAAGTATCTGGCCTATCGCATCGCCGAAAGCTGGCTCGCCCGCCCGTGGCTGTGCGACTTCTTTCTGAGCCGAGCCGCGCAAAGCTCCTATCTCCGCGGCGCTCTCGCGGGAATTCTCGAAGAAAGGGTGGATCCCCGAGGTGCTTTTTCCCTATCGGGTCTCCTGCGCTCTTATGTGGACTAG